TTGTATTCAGGTGAATTAACTACTCTCAACTATTTAATTACAGCTGGTGCTAATGAATTTGGAGTAGCAGCAAATTTAATAGACACACTTATTGAATACGATAAGTACGGTGTGGTAAAGCCATGTCTTGCAACTGAGTGGTCTGTATCAGAGGACAACACAGTTTGGACATTTAAATTAAGAGAAGGTGTTAAATGGTATACAAATGAAGGTGAAGAATATGCTGAGGTCGTTGCACAGGATTTTGTTGATTCAGCAAAGTATATTCTTGATTCTAATAATGAATCAGCAACAGCCAATATAGTATATAGTGTAATTAAAAATGCAGAGAAATACTATAATAGAGAAATAACGGATTTCTCGGAAGTTGGTGTAAAAGCCTTAGATAATTACACATTAGAATACACTTTAGAAAAGCCAGTACCATATTTTTTATCCATGGTTACCTATGTTTGTTTCCTACCTGTAAATGGTCAGTTTTTAGAGGAGGTAGGCGAGCAATTTGGTACGGACAATTATAATTTGCTTTACAATGGTGCCTATATAATGGAAGCTTTTGAACCTCAAACTAGGCGTGTACTTGTTGCCAATGAGAATTACTGGGATGAGGATAATGTTTTCATTAAGAAATTAATCGCAACGTATAATAAGGAAGCTTCTACAATAGCTCCAGAACTTTTTTTACGGGGTGACATAGATAACGCGGAGATTCCTACAACAATTCTTGATGACTGGATGAAGGAACCTGAGAAGAGCAAATTAGTTAGACCAAATAGAACAAGTTATTACACTTATTTCTATGCATTTAACTTCGATCCTCAATTTGCTAAAGAATTTGAGCCTGATAATTGGAAAATAGCTGTAAACAACCTTGATTTTAGAAAGGCATTGTTCCATGCTTTAGATAGAAAAGCTGCTATGTTAACTCAAGAACCTTATGATCCTGAAAAGAGAATATTAAATACAATTACACCTAAGAATTTTGTAGATTTAAACGGTACTGATTATACTCAGCTTGGTTCTTTAGCGGATATTGCAAATAGTGATAGCTTTAATAAGGATTTAGCTTTGGAATATAAACAGAAGGCAATAGCAGAATTAGATGGGAAAGCTAGTTTCCCAGTAAAGGTATTAATGCCATATAATACAGGGGTTTTAGACTGGGCAAATAGAGCACAAATTATTGAACAACAGATGGAAAATCTTCTTGGTAAGGACTTTATTGACATAATCATTGATGCAAGACCACCGACAGGATTCTTGTCTGAAACAAGAAGAAATGGGAACTATGCATTCTTAGAGTGTAACTGGGGTCCAGATTATGCTGATCCAGAAACATACACCGACCCATTTACACCTGATGGAACATATAATTTCCCTCATTTAGCACAAGGGTATGAGGAAGCTAATGGTAAGAATACTTATGAAAATATGGTAAACGCTGCAAAGGCTGAATTATTTGATATAGAAAAGAGACTAAATTTATTTGCTGAAGCTGAAGCATATTTTATAGATCAAGCCTTTATTATTCCATATGCCGTAAGTGGAGGTGGCACAGCGGGAGGTGGCTATGTAGCCTCAAAACTCAATCCATTTGATTCTCTATATTCGCCTTTCGGAGTATCAAGAGAGAGATATAAGGGGCAAAAGATTCTAAAAGAGCCAATGAATAGTGAAGAATTCAACGAAGCCTTACAGATATGGGAAGTTGAAAGAGCAGAAGCTTTAAAAAATAACTAAGAGGTAAGAGGGAACAAAACCCGAGATGCTTCGATGGTGTCATTCCGAAGGAATCTCATCTTTGTCATTCCGAGGGAAGTCGAGGAATCTCGGGTTTAATTAGTAATTACTAAGGAGGCGTGTAACATGCTTCGTTATTCTATTAAAAGACTAATTCAATCAGTTTGTACTCTCCTTATAGTCGTAACTATAGTTTTTCTTCTTATGCGACTTATGCCAGAAGAAGGATACTTTGGTGCAAATTATGAAAAGTTAGATTATGAACAAAAAGAAGCAATCTTGACAAGCATGGGACTCAGAGATCCAATACATTTACAGCTTAAAAACTTTTATTCCCAGCTTTTAAAGGGGGATTTAGGGCAATCCACTATTTATAGGCCAAAGGTTGATATAATATCTATTTTAAAAACTAAAATCCCATATTCATTAAAATTTGGGGTGGCTGCACTAACATTATCCTTAACTATAGGTATTCCCCTTGGGATTATAATGGCATTAAATAAGAATAAAGTCTGGGATAAATTAGGTACTGGATATATAGTTTTTATTAGTGCAGTACCTGCTGCTGTTTATTATCTATTTTTGCAACTATATGTAACTAATATATTTCGGTTACCAATACTGTTTAATATAGATGATCCAATCTCTTGGATTCTTCCAACCATATCTATGTCCTTAGGAGGGATAGCTTCTTATGCAATGTGGATGAGAAGGTATATGGTAGATGAGTTAAATAAGGACTATGTAAAATTAGCGAGAGCAAAGGGACTAAAAAATAGAAGTATTATGGTAGACCATGTTTTAAGGAATGCATTTGTACCAATGATACAATATTTACCTAGTGCAATTCTTTATACAATTGCAGGGTCAATTTATATTGAATCACTATATTCTATACCTGGTATGGGAGGACTTCTAGTAGATGTCATTCAAAGGCAGGATAATACATTAGTTCAAGCACTTGTGTTGATCTACTCTTCTATTGGCATTTTTGGGCTTTTTCTAGGGGATATTCTAATGGCAATATTAGATCCAAGAATAAAACTGCAGAGAGGAGGGACCAGATAATGAGTTCTAGGATTGATAAATTGTCTGATGGGATAAATATAGAACTATTTGAGTTTGCTCAATATGATGAATCAAGAGCTCAAAGAGCTGGATACTCGAATTACTCCTACTGGAGGTCTACAGTACAAGTTTTTGCAAAGAATAAAATTGCAATCTTTTTTTTATACCTAGTAATAATTCTTTTAACTTTTACAATTATTCAACCTTATCTACCATATCAGAAATCTCCAACAGAAATTTATATAGATCCATCGACAGGTATGCAATTAAGAAATCATGAACCAGATTTTGAATTTTTCTTTGGTACTAATTCAATTGGTCAGGATCTTTGGTCTAGAATATGGAGTGGTACTAGGACATCATTGTTAATTGGTTTACTTGTTGGTCTTTGGGAAGCTATTATAGGAATAATAATTGGTGCTTTATGGGGTTATGTAAAAAGTCTTGATAGATTAATAACAGAAATTTACAATGTACTTGATAATATACCCCATACGATTATTCTTGTCCTTTTAACATATATAATGAGGCCAAGTATACAAACATTGATATTTGCCATGTGTATGACAGGTTGGCTTTCTATGGCTCGTTTTGTACGAAATCAGATAGTTATAATCAGAGATCGTGAATATAATCTGGCTTCAAGGTGTTTAGGAACTCCAACACGTAGAATTATTACAAGAAATTTACTACCTTATTTAGTATCGGTAATAATGTTGAGACTTGCATTAGCAATACCTAGTGCTATAGGGTCCGAGGTTTTTTTAACCTATATAGGCTTAGGCTTACCTATTAATATTCCTTCCCTAGGCAATCTAATAAATGAGGGTAGAGGAGTAATGATGGTAGAGTCCTTAAGGTATCAATTGATTTTTCCCGCAATCGTATTATCGTTAATAACAATATCTTTCTATGTAATAGGAAATGTATTCGCTGATGCTGCTGATCCTAGAAATCATGTATAGGGAGGTGGAGGATGAACGAAAAACCTATATTATCAGTTAAAGATTTAGTAATCAAATTCAAATTAAGAGGAAGAATCTTAACAGCCATTAGAGAAACCTCCTTAGACCTATATGAAGGTGAAAGTCTTGCAATAGTAGGAGAATCCGGGTCTGGTAAATCAGTTTTAACTAAAAGCTTTCTAGGTCTTTTAGATGCTAATGGCTGGGTAGATTCAGGTCAAATAATATATAATGGCATTAATATTGCACGATACAAGACTGAGAAAGATTGGCTTACAATAAGGGGCAAGGAAATAGCAATGGTATTTCAGGAGCCAATGACATCGCTTAATCCATTGAAAACCATTGGAAAACAAGTAAAGGAAGCAGTTACCTTACATTTAGGACTTAAGGGGTATGATGCAAAGAAATTCGTTTTAGAAATACTAGATGATGTTGGAATTCCTAATCCAGAAAAAAGATATAATCAATATCCCCATGAATTTTCAGGTGGAATGAGACAGAGAGTAGTAATAGCAATAGCAGTTGCCTGTAATCCTAAAATATTAATATGTGATGAACCTACCACTGCCCTGGATGTGACAATACAAGCCCAGATATTGGAACTATTAAAGACTTTAAAAGATAAATATAAGCTTACAACTATTTATATAACACATGATTTAGGTGTAGTAGCAAATGTTGCAGATAGAATAGCTGTTATGTACGCAGGAGATATTGTTGAAATCGGAAAAAGTGAGGAGATATTTTATAATGGGCAGCATCCATATACCTGGGCTTTACTCTCTTCTTTGCCTCAGCTTGGGGTTAAGGGTGAACCATTATACTCCATAAAAGGAACGCCGCCTAATCTTTTTTATAATATAAAAGGTGATGCATTTGCACCTAGAAATCAAAAAGCTTTAAAGATTGACTTTGAAAGAAGGCCACCATATTTTGACGTTAGTCCAACTCATAAAGCAAGGACCTGGTTACTTGATCCAAGAGCACCTAAAGTAGAACCTCCAGAATCTATAAAAGTACTTCGTAAAGAGTGGAGGAGAAAACCATGATAAAGGAAAAACTGTTAGAAGTAAAAAACCTAAGGGTAGAATTTGGAACTAAAAAGAAAAATATATTTGTGGCAGTAGATGATGTAAGCTTTCATATATACAAAGGTGAAACCTTTGGATTAGTAGGAGAATCTGGCTCTGGTAAAACCACAATTGGAAGGGCAATAATACGTATCAATGAAATTGCAGATGGGGAAATCATATATGATGGGCAGAAAATTTCAGGAGAGATAAGCAAGGAGCTAGATAAGGAAATTACAAAAAAAATTCAGATGATATTTCAAGATCCAATGGCATCTTTAAATGAGCGGGCAAAAGTTGATTATATAGTGTCGGAAGGACTATATAATTTGAAAAATTACTCTTCAGAAGTAGAGAGGAAAGAGAAGGTTTCTAAGGCGCTACTTGATGTAGGGCTGCTGCCTGAATTTGCATCTAGATTTCCTCATGAGTTTTCAGGAGGGCAACGCCAGAGAATAGGTGTAGCAAGAGCGTTAGTTATGGAACCGGAGTTTATTATTGCAGATGAACCAATTTCTGCCCTTGATGTATCTATTAGAGCACAGGTGTTAAATCTGCTAGCAGACTTACAGAAGAAGTTAGGATTAACATATCTTTTTATAGCACATGATTTGTCCGTAATGAGATTTATCACAGATAGACTGGCTGTAATACACAAGGGTAAAATAGTTGAATTGGCTGACACAGAAAAGCTATTTAGGCATCCGCTTCATCCTTATACTAGAGCTTTATTATCTGCAATACCAATTCCTGATCCTAAAAAAGAGAAAGTAAAAATTCTGGAAGTATATGATCCTAATTGTCATGATTACTCAATAGATAAGCCCAAATGGGTAGAAATAGAACATGAACATTTTGTCTTGGGAAATAGCAAAGAAGTTGAAGAATACAGAAGGCAATTAAGGAACTAACATAAACCAAAACAAATTGGTTATAATAACCGTGAAAAAATTATTAGGAGGGTTATTATGGCAGTTGTTAAAGTAATAGAGTTGCTTTCAGAATCAATAAATGGATGGGAAGCTGCTGCACAGGAAGCAGTAAATGAAGCATCTAGAACTATAGATAATATCCAGAGTGTTTATGTTGAAAATTTACAGGCTGTAGTAGATGACAATAGAATAGTTAATTATAGACTTAATTGTAAGATTTCTTTTATAGTTAAGTAAATATAAATGTAAAGTAATACTATGAATAAATAACAGCACTGTATATTCAATCTGTTCCATCTTATCATTTTAATCATAAGACGGAACAGATTTTTGATTATAAAAGAATGAAATAATCCTACATGTTAAATAGGAACTAGGATTAGGCTTTTAAAAAATAAGTTAAGTACAAATTTGACTTAACTTATTTTTAAAGAGTATTTTCTACAGAATTAATAGTTATTAAAAGTGTAGCTCTTGACCAAGGGAATTTTTCACTAATCAAATCAAAATCAGGACCATTTTTTAAGAATTGAGCAGTTCCTATAATTAAAAATCCCGTTCCTTTGTAATTTTTTCCTTGAACCTCCCGACTACCGATTGTAAGCTTGACTCTATTATCCCTGTCAATATTTTCTTCAGTTTTGTTCATTCCTCCTACAGGAATTAAAAGTTTATCATCTTGGCTTACATGTATATAGCTATTCCACGTATTCACAACATGAGGTCCATCTATTCCCTGGGTTACAATAGCTACCTCACCATCGGCAGGGTGTCTTAATACTTCTAACAATTTTTCATTTAGCATTTTAATCTCCCTTACTATGTTTTTGACTATGAGTATTATGCCCGCTTTAATTTAATAAAGTTAGAAACTCCAAAGTACTTTTCTTTAAGGTCAAGGGAGAGTTATTCTTCAAACTATGCCTGTTTCAAATTTAGCAAGTAAAATTATACCATATGTACAAAGCTAAGAATAAGATAAAAACTTTGTGATCTAGATAATAGCAAAGATTACAGAGGTTTTGATATTTTCAATTACCATCAACATCAGATTAACCAAGTTATATAGTAAAGCTATGTTCCTGTAATTATTTGTAAATTCATGATATAATTAGTTAAGCCTATTAAGAAGTATACACTAAAGCGGATGTTAATCGAGAAGACTATGATACTTCTGAAATTGCTCATAATATAGTAGGATATATCAAAGGTACAGATAGCAAAAAAGCAATTATAATATCAGCTCACTTTGATGGACGAGGGATTAGAGATGGAGATATATATAGAAGTGCAATGGATAATGCATCAGGGGTAGCGGCTTTAATAAAAATGGCAGAGGAATTAAAACAGGTCTCACTAGATAATCCCTTTGAATCAAATATAATTTTCTGTGCATTTAATGGAGAGGAGCAATTATATATTGGAAGCACCGCTTTTGTAAACCAATCAAAATCTCAGCCATGGTATGAAAATATGTATAATATAAACATAGACTCTATCGGTGAAAGAGATGGTGGACGTCTGATATTTCCTAATGTTAGTGAATATTCAGTAGAGTTATATGAAGATGTTAAAAATGCTATGGAGAAAAGTGGGATAGTTTTTGCTGAACTTGAACGACCAATTACAAGTGACCATCGAAGTTTTGAAAAAGTTGGAAAGGCTAATATTTGTATTACTCAAGAAGATTGGCTTGAATGGATTCATAAACCAATAGATACTCCAGATATTTTAGATTATACAGAAATAGAAAAGATAGCAAATGCTCTAAGTGATTTTGTTATAGATAATGATGGAACAGTGTATTAGAAAATACTTAAAGAAAGACCTCCTTTCATTACAATACTTGGAAATGCTAATTTACAACGAGTTTCAGAAATGGTTGGAAATAAAGACGTCATTCTGAGCGCAAGCGAAGAATCTAGGGTTTGACACGAGATCCTTCGTTAGTGAAGCTAATGCTGGCCGTCTCAGGATGACAAAAAAGATGCTGCACATTATTCTTAGAATACGTCGTAGGAATAAATCTAAATTGATGTAAGCTATATTAGAAACTGTATTTATAGCCATTCTTAGGTTTATGTTGAAGTAGGACTAATGTAAAAGCATGGTATAATTAGTTAAATTTATACGTGGTTACTACCGGGTTGTAAAGGAGTGTAAGGAGTAGAGGCAACGGCATATACTGATATTACATATGCAGGATCAGCGCTACCTGATGGGAGAGCAGAAATGATTTTGAATAGACCTTTTATATTTGTTTTAACTGGTAAGAACAATATACCTTTGTTTGTAGGAATCGTGAATAATCCTAATTTAAATTAAGGGAATAGGGTACTTCACTTTCTAGTGAAGTATTTTTTGTTCGCGTATCAATATGGTATAATAAATCCAAGAAAAAATAGGAGATAATTAATATGGGAAACATAACATTATTAAAAAAACAAATTCTCGAAACATCAATTTATTCATACAATCAGGGACTTTTTGCAGGGACAAGCGGAAATTTAAGTGCTTATGATGGAGAATCAAATCTTGTGGTTATAACACCTACATCCATTAGATATGATGAAATGACTTTGGAAGATATAGTTGTTATAGATCTAGAGGGAAATATTGTAGAAGGAAAACATAAGCCTTCATCTGAATGGCAAATGCATTGTGAAATATATAAAGTAAAAGATAATGTATATTCAGTAGTCCATACTCATTCACCTTATGCTACAGCCTTTGCAGTAAATAGAAAGTCCATACCCCTTATACTTATTGAAATGATTCCTTTTTTAGGAGGAGAGGTTCCTGTAGCTGAAAT
The DNA window shown above is from Tissierella sp. Yu-01 and carries:
- a CDS encoding M28 family metallopeptidase; the encoded protein is MVGYIKGTDSKKAIIISAHFDGRGIRDGDIYRSAMDNASGVAALIKMAEELKQVSLDNPFESNIIFCAFNGEEQLYIGSTAFVNQSKSQPWYENMYNINIDSIGERDGGRLIFPNVSEYSVELYEDVKNAMEKSGIVFAELERPITSDHRSFEKVGKANICITQEDWLEWIHKPIDTPDILDYTEIEKIANALSDFVIDNDGTVY
- a CDS encoding class II aldolase/adducin family protein — encoded protein: MGNITLLKKQILETSIYSYNQGLFAGTSGNLSAYDGESNLVVITPTSIRYDEMTLEDIVVIDLEGNIVEGKHKPSSEWQMHCEIYKVKDNVYSVVHTHSPYATAFAVNRKSIPLILIEMIPFLGGEVPVAEIALPGTKELGLNALKVLDDKNACLLSNHGVLAIGETVDQAHIRAEYVEDSAKIYHYALNAGEIHLIPKDIENKMRNNK
- a CDS encoding dodecin family protein; translation: MAVVKVIELLSESINGWEAAAQEAVNEASRTIDNIQSVYVENLQAVVDDNRIVNYRLNCKISFIVK
- a CDS encoding oligopeptide/dipeptide ABC transporter ATP-binding protein, which codes for MIKEKLLEVKNLRVEFGTKKKNIFVAVDDVSFHIYKGETFGLVGESGSGKTTIGRAIIRINEIADGEIIYDGQKISGEISKELDKEITKKIQMIFQDPMASLNERAKVDYIVSEGLYNLKNYSSEVERKEKVSKALLDVGLLPEFASRFPHEFSGGQRQRIGVARALVMEPEFIIADEPISALDVSIRAQVLNLLADLQKKLGLTYLFIAHDLSVMRFITDRLAVIHKGKIVELADTEKLFRHPLHPYTRALLSAIPIPDPKKEKVKILEVYDPNCHDYSIDKPKWVEIEHEHFVLGNSKEVEEYRRQLRN
- a CDS encoding ABC transporter permease; protein product: MLRYSIKRLIQSVCTLLIVVTIVFLLMRLMPEEGYFGANYEKLDYEQKEAILTSMGLRDPIHLQLKNFYSQLLKGDLGQSTIYRPKVDIISILKTKIPYSLKFGVAALTLSLTIGIPLGIIMALNKNKVWDKLGTGYIVFISAVPAAVYYLFLQLYVTNIFRLPILFNIDDPISWILPTISMSLGGIASYAMWMRRYMVDELNKDYVKLARAKGLKNRSIMVDHVLRNAFVPMIQYLPSAILYTIAGSIYIESLYSIPGMGGLLVDVIQRQDNTLVQALVLIYSSIGIFGLFLGDILMAILDPRIKLQRGGTR
- a CDS encoding ABC transporter ATP-binding protein translates to MNEKPILSVKDLVIKFKLRGRILTAIRETSLDLYEGESLAIVGESGSGKSVLTKSFLGLLDANGWVDSGQIIYNGINIARYKTEKDWLTIRGKEIAMVFQEPMTSLNPLKTIGKQVKEAVTLHLGLKGYDAKKFVLEILDDVGIPNPEKRYNQYPHEFSGGMRQRVVIAIAVACNPKILICDEPTTALDVTIQAQILELLKTLKDKYKLTTIYITHDLGVVANVADRIAVMYAGDIVEIGKSEEIFYNGQHPYTWALLSSLPQLGVKGEPLYSIKGTPPNLFYNIKGDAFAPRNQKALKIDFERRPPYFDVSPTHKARTWLLDPRAPKVEPPESIKVLRKEWRRKP
- a CDS encoding pyridoxamine 5'-phosphate oxidase family protein, producing MLNEKLLEVLRHPADGEVAIVTQGIDGPHVVNTWNSYIHVSQDDKLLIPVGGMNKTEENIDRDNRVKLTIGSREVQGKNYKGTGFLIIGTAQFLKNGPDFDLISEKFPWSRATLLITINSVENTL
- a CDS encoding ABC transporter permease, whose amino-acid sequence is MSSRIDKLSDGINIELFEFAQYDESRAQRAGYSNYSYWRSTVQVFAKNKIAIFFLYLVIILLTFTIIQPYLPYQKSPTEIYIDPSTGMQLRNHEPDFEFFFGTNSIGQDLWSRIWSGTRTSLLIGLLVGLWEAIIGIIIGALWGYVKSLDRLITEIYNVLDNIPHTIILVLLTYIMRPSIQTLIFAMCMTGWLSMARFVRNQIVIIRDREYNLASRCLGTPTRRIITRNLLPYLVSVIMLRLALAIPSAIGSEVFLTYIGLGLPINIPSLGNLINEGRGVMMVESLRYQLIFPAIVLSLITISFYVIGNVFADAADPRNHV
- a CDS encoding peptide ABC transporter substrate-binding protein, which translates into the protein MRRLFALVLAMIIILIGCSPKEPAEIPSGSETQTPTDASEPIEESNVAKVQEYKYLYSGELTTLNYLITAGANEFGVAANLIDTLIEYDKYGVVKPCLATEWSVSEDNTVWTFKLREGVKWYTNEGEEYAEVVAQDFVDSAKYILDSNNESATANIVYSVIKNAEKYYNREITDFSEVGVKALDNYTLEYTLEKPVPYFLSMVTYVCFLPVNGQFLEEVGEQFGTDNYNLLYNGAYIMEAFEPQTRRVLVANENYWDEDNVFIKKLIATYNKEASTIAPELFLRGDIDNAEIPTTILDDWMKEPEKSKLVRPNRTSYYTYFYAFNFDPQFAKEFEPDNWKIAVNNLDFRKALFHALDRKAAMLTQEPYDPEKRILNTITPKNFVDLNGTDYTQLGSLADIANSDSFNKDLALEYKQKAIAELDGKASFPVKVLMPYNTGVLDWANRAQIIEQQMENLLGKDFIDIIIDARPPTGFLSETRRNGNYAFLECNWGPDYADPETYTDPFTPDGTYNFPHLAQGYEEANGKNTYENMVNAAKAELFDIEKRLNLFAEAEAYFIDQAFIIPYAVSGGGTAGGGYVASKLNPFDSLYSPFGVSRERYKGQKILKEPMNSEEFNEALQIWEVERAEALKNN